Part of the Peptococcaceae bacterium genome, GAAAGAAAGGGAATAAAAATTGCTGTACTTGCTTATACATTTGGCACGAACGGCATACTGCCGGATAAGAGCCGGCCTTTTTCCGTAAATTACCTGGAAGCGGAAAAAGTAATACTTGATATAGGCAGGGCTAAAAGCGAAGGAGCACAGCTGGTCATTACCTGCCTGCATTATGGTGTTGAATACCAAACCCACCCCAACGCTGAACAGATAAATCTTGCCGCCGCTTTCCTGGAGGCCGGCGCCGATGTCGTCCTCGGTCACCACCCCCATGTCCTGCAGCCACCGGCTGTTGTGAGAAGCATGCAAACCGGCGAAGAGAAAAACAAGTTCGCCGCCTATTCACTTGGAAACTTCATTTCAGACCAGCGCGGCCTGGAAAGGGAATCAAGCATCATCCTCAACCTGTATTTCGGGATTGACCCGCTTACAAGAAAGCCTTATTTTAAGAAGGCAGCTTACATACCAATTAAAACGCGCCGCTTTCGGCAAAACGGCAGCCTTTGTTTTCAAGTTCTGCCTATCGAGGCGGCCTTAACAAGCATTAAAACCAAGCGCGCATCCGGTTTTACCCGCCGGGACGAAATAGAACTTGAAGGGGCCTGGGCATATGTGACCAATCACCTGAACACGCAAGACCCGTTATTGAGCCTGCAGCCGCTTCCTATCCCCCTGCAAGGGCTGCAGATAATCAGCAAATGGCAGCAATAAAAGAACTCGCCGGCCTAACAGACCTTAAACTATCAATAGAAGCCCCACCACCTGTATAGAGCCTTCCCGGAAACTTACCGGCACCTGCGCTCTCCGGCACGTTTCCATCACGTCGATTCCTGCGGCTTCCATGGACGGCCTGGCTTCGGCAGGTTTATTGCAGCTTTCGGCCCCGAGTTTCGCGCCGCATATCTCGCAGAGTTTACAATTGCCGCCGCCCAAACCCAGGCTTAATGAAAAGCCCATCTCTAACGCCTTTTTCTCCAGGGTGGTAAGTATGCCAAGGATTTCAAGGCTCAACCTTTTAAACGCTTTATCCTTTTCTTTGTTTGAAAGGCCCGCCTCTATTTCCTGCTCCTTTACCACCAGCAAGGCCAGCCTGTATTTTGATGCGCCCGTCTTAAACTCCTCGCTGGTGGGAACAAAAGGAGGACACATGAAATTCTTGCCGTAATGCGAACACAGGTTCTGCCTGCATTTTAAAGTGACCCTCGGGTCAAAGACTACTTCTTCCGCCCAAATAAGTTGTGCCCGCTCGCACCCCAATTTGAGCGCTTCCTCTTGCAGAAGCAAACAGTTTTTTATCTGGTTTTCTACACCAGGCACTATGCTCCCACCTCTTTTTTCAATAATCTTTAACAAAAGTATAACAAATAGTTTTTCAAATACTAAGATATGATTTAGAATACAACTGTATAAAATAACGAGGGGATATCTCATGTTTGCCGGAGCCAGAATTATTAAAACAGGCATAGCCGTTGCCCTAAGCCTGTTTATATGCAATTATTTCAACATTCAGCCGTCACTTTTCGCCGGAGCAGCCACAGTGCTCAACATGCAGCCTTCCTTGGGTTTGAGCCTTTACAACGCCAGGGAACAGCTTCTTGTGCATTTTCTTTCTGTTTCCATCGCCATTCTTCTTGGTTTGACCATTGGTACCAGCCCGCTGAGCATAGGACTTT contains:
- a CDS encoding CapA family protein; its protein translation is MKKLYKLPVFVFLALCLAGCGTDASATAVPSPVPAETVLAVPPPDELIVITATGDIMMHNTQIKAGYRPADGSYDFSSFFEYVSPLLRASDLVIGNLETPLAGKKAGYSGFPRFNSPEALAENLKRTGFHVVTTANNHCLDKGDSGLASTLDFLDREGLLHTGTARSQEEHNKILVVERKGIKIAVLAYTFGTNGILPDKSRPFSVNYLEAEKVILDIGRAKSEGAQLVITCLHYGVEYQTHPNAEQINLAAAFLEAGADVVLGHHPHVLQPPAVVRSMQTGEEKNKFAAYSLGNFISDQRGLERESSIILNLYFGIDPLTRKPYFKKAAYIPIKTRRFRQNGSLCFQVLPIEAALTSIKTKRASGFTRRDEIELEGAWAYVTNHLNTQDPLLSLQPLPIPLQGLQIISKWQQ
- a CDS encoding DUF2284 domain-containing protein yields the protein MPGVENQIKNCLLLQEEALKLGCERAQLIWAEEVVFDPRVTLKCRQNLCSHYGKNFMCPPFVPTSEEFKTGASKYRLALLVVKEQEIEAGLSNKEKDKAFKRLSLEILGILTTLEKKALEMGFSLSLGLGGGNCKLCEICGAKLGAESCNKPAEARPSMEAAGIDVMETCRRAQVPVSFREGSIQVVGLLLIV